AGCGGTGGGGGCCAACTTACCTGCACAGGTTTGCCCACCTGGATGTGCAGCTGTACCAGGACTTCTACGCTCTGTGGGTTTCTCTCATGGTAAGACCAAGATACCGGTTGGTAGGAAAAGGGGTCATGTTAGTCCACTTTTAAACCCACATCAGCTATGATTCAATGAACATCAAATCTTAGAAATGTagaatgagaaaatgtatttttttgtaagaAGTACAACATGATTTGTTTGAAGTGAAGCCACCTTGGCTAACCTGACTGTGTACTCCAGGTGTGTAACTGTCTgatgctggtggtcggtgtggTCCTCAACGGTCTGGCTCTCTATATCTTCTGCGGGGCCTCCACCCACTCCTCCGCCTCTGTGGTTTACACCATAAACCTTGCTGTGGCGGATCTGCTGGTGGCACTGTCGCTGCCCGCTCGCATCGCTCTGTACCACAGTGGAGGGGGCTGTGTGGCCTGCTCCTACGTCCACACCTTCAGCTACTTTGTCAACATGTACTGCAGTATACTATTTCTGACCAGGTGAGTCGGCCCCTCATTTGTTCCACGTTTACGATCAAAAATAACGATCAGCCAAACCCTCTTTAATCTCCTCTTTGTAACTCGCCTTCCAGTATCTGCGTAGATCGGTACCTTGCTGTCGTCCATGCGTCCGGTACTCTCCATCGGTGCAGGACCAGGGGAACAGCCAGGTGCGTCAGCGCCACAGTTTGGTTCATTGCAGTCGTGGTTACCTACTCCTTCCAGGTGAGGACACGCccactgcacacacatacaccacgGATACACAACACCGATGGATCAtctgataaaaaacaaacagacttaGACCCGATGTGCTGGGACCTCTGTTCTGCTCTCTTTAGACCACTGCGTTGGAGTTCAGCTCCTCCTGCGTGCTCCTCCCTGCCCTCTTCTACCTCACCATCCTGGAGTTCCTGCTCCCCTTGTTGGCCGTGGTGGGCTTCACCCTGAGGGTCGCCTGTTTTCTCACCTCCAGCCCCGGCCTGATGCCCCAGCAGAGCAGGGCGAGGAGGGTGCGGGCCGTCAGGCTGCTGGCCGCCGTCCTGGTGGTCTTCACCATCTGCTTCACGCCGTTCCACGTCCGGCAGGTGCTGGTTTACTTCTGGGTCAACGTCGGAGGGGAGGGGCCGGGCCAGGGGGCGGGGCACGTGCTCGCCTTTCACATCACAGTGACGCTGAGCAGCCTAAACAGCTGCCTGGATCCAGTGGTTTACTGCTTTGTGACGGACAGCTTCAAGAGGgtgtggaggacgaggaggggagCCAGGGAGGCGGGCGTGGAGGCGGGTCACGCCAGTGGGGAAGAAGGGGAGAGGAATTCAGTGAATAAATGCCCGAGTACGGCACTGGCCATAGCTCACAGCGTGGCCACAATCACTCTCTCAAGCTCTCCCCTTGCTGCCGCTAACGTGGAACATTCCACTTAAAGACGGGTGGCCGCTTGAACAGAGGTGAGTGTAACAGTCCCAAGACAaagagattgagagagagaTTCTGAGGCTGAAAACTAAATGATCAAAgggagatttaaaagaaaactagACACCGCTgatttctccttttatgaagCAACCATCCCTTCAGAAGGTGCCACTCTCCATTCTTCCCTTTATTCCCCAATCTCCTTGTCTTTTTTGACTTGATTGTCCTGAGGCTTGCGAGAAAAAGCACTGGACCACCAAGGGATGGGGTTGCTGTGAAGCCGATGAGCTTTGTACTGTTAGAGAGACCACATGCGTCAAGGAGAGACAGGATTACAAAATATTGAGAGATCTAGAATTGCTGTTTAATCTGCCAACTCATGTGGAGTGGCTTATTATGAAACTATAGGGTACAAAATTGAAATTGTCACACTATATAAGCTTCACCTGTTAacctaaaataacaataataatacagcAACTGAGCCATAATCTAAACCTTTACAAAGATATTGATTTTCagtttgaattaaaataatcagtagtcttttacaaagaaatatatattttttgagttGTAGTTGGAACAAATGACCAGTTTTTCCATTGTTAGATGTGTCATGAGGGGTTAGATGGTTAGAAACACTTAAATATTACGTCAATGACACTAAAGTGCGGAGCGAAGGAATGAAAGCGTTAGGGtctaacaatggtcaaaacattaAATGAGCTAGAAGCAAAGCTCCTTTTGAATGTATAAACACAGTTTTTCAAGTACACAGTTAAGCTTTCTTTGTTTATCATCTTACAAGTGTCTAAATGTCAGCATTACAGACTGTGGGAAGGAATAAAAGCAACACAGTGACTTTACACAGATTTCATTTCTTAACTGTCGAATACAGCAGAACGACCATtcgttttttctttccttttttgtctttgtgtttacatttacaatgtttTCTCCTACTTATACTTGATAGGATAATTTGGTATATATTAAGTTGTAAATGTTACATTCTCTTTCATATATAAACCTATATAAACAACATAATATTACTGCTGTATAATACTGTGTACATTTCCAGCCAAATATGGGAAAAGGAAGATAAAATCTACAGATCTGATTTGTTCCACCAGAGGACAGTGTCTCCCCACACCACCAGCTGACTTGGATATTATGTGACAGTAAGTTGAAAGAATATTAACCTATAGCAAACAAATCAATTGTAAATATTTCTACTCAGACACATGTAGCTTCTGCTCAGGATAATAtatgaaaaatgacatttcaaatctgtgtattttgttttttattctgctcAAGAAATCCAAAttgcaaatatattttgtcCCACAATGGAGTAATGGAAAATATTGTCATAGATATTGTCATTTACTCAAATGGGGACATTTTCAACCAAATGTTATTCAGATTATTTACCCAACATGTTGAGTTACGTTTTTAAAGATTACATATTAGAGAACAGCTGTTCAGTCATGGCAGCAATGCGAGTCATTAAAGTGAGTGTTATGTCCCTTTAATCCTTGTACAGGGACAGCAGGTCATTACAGTTCACTTAGCATGATGTTCTGGAGTTGTAACATTATACCTCTGCATAAGtacatcactcacacacacgtgctcacatgcgcacacacacactcacactcacacacacactagtttcAGGTTCCTTCTCTGGTGTCTCTGTATGGAAAGAGAGCGAGCCTGTGAGCCTGAGTGTGAGCGAGCGAAAACTGGTTCTGCAGGAACAAAGTtgactgaaccccccccccctccttcctttctcaGCAGTGTGACCACACGGCATCATGGGAAACCAGTAGGCTCTTTTGAGGTTTTGCAGATGCTGAGCAAAGATGTTTTTACTTCTTGAAACTGCAGACAAGTTTCTTCACTATCAGTCACATGCAATATGACATCTACATCTTAAACTCTACATTGATATGAAATTAAAGAGTTTATTATGTAACCCCTTCTATCTGATCTATTTTGAATGAAGACCAAAACAACTGAGACTTTTGATTAAACTTTTATCTTTGCTCACCATACGGCTGCCTTACTCTTCCGTTATTTCATAGGATGAATAATTCCTGCGTCAGCTccatacaataatacaatgaGTGAAACTGTCAACCGCATTGTTCAGATTTGTCAGTAAATCAATGGGATTAAAAGTCTGCAATGAAGGGAAATTACTAATTATCGTGAAGTCGTAATTAGTCCTTTGGAACATTTCTGTCAACGTTATTGGCATCCTGCTGAACATCTGCATCCTGTCATGTACATATCTAAATCCTCTGTAAAACATTGATTTAAATCATGCAGAGCGCCATCAATCAGACTAGATAATTTGACTGTTAATAACTCTTTTGTGAAGGAATTGCGATGTATCTTTGCTTCCCTATGGTCTTAAAATGTAAGTTTCTGCCTATAAATGTGTATTTACTGTAACTGTTAAtaagtcagagtgtgtgtgatgtgatcaTAATTTAGTTTCCTGCTCAAGAATACGTGTGGACTTGTGAACCGTTTTAAAATCTTGAAAAATGACAAGAGTCTTTTTTTAGGTTTAATTCTGAACCGATTTTGAAGGTGCGTTCCATACAGTGTTCATCCAGAGTCCTACAGGCTCAAGCATATTTACAGAACATAGATATATACAGTCTTTATATAGAAAACAAAACTACTAACAAAAataatcatctttttttatagcagcaaaaaagaagaaactaaaagaatatgtatatttacatcttatttttcaaatgacaaggcatattatatatatatatatatatatatatagtacactGCACATACTTGCTTTCCCATTCTTTAAGTATTTTTCTTGATTTAATCTCTGTGAGGATCGAAGTATATAGGCATCTCTCTCCACGGTCATAAACAAACACTTTACCAGAGgcagcgccacacacacacacacacacacacacacacacacacacacacacacacacacacacacgcacacgcagaggCGGGCCAAGTTGGACTGACGGCCTCTCCACCACGCAGCTGCTGTCCCTGACAGCTGGGATCATGAAACGTCATCACGGCGCCACCACATTCATTTAATGACCAGGACCGTGGAGCCAACATGGCTGCCACTGAAAAAGTGCAAAGGCCAAACTCTCATGTGTGGCTATACcttcagaattaaaaaaatacattttctagttGAGTTAAAACCCCAGAACGGAGTAAATAAAGACGCGTTAATAAGCTCAGGTATTGCAGCCATCGATTCCAGAGTTAAGTGTAAACCAGGTGATTGCAAAGAGAACAGAGAACATGAACCCAAAACTAACACTgagatgacattttaaaacactcTGTAAGCAGATGTGAGACGactgcaaacaaacacgcacaaagacacaagACATAAAGACTCCAGTCTGCTTCTGTAACATCTCCTGTAACAGCAATTAAAATAGCTTTAACTCATTTTGGAACCTGTGAAATGAAAGTTAAATGTCTCGAAACGAAacctctaaaaaataaatatcaacttttctttttccttttgcaaCACACGTCTACTCCTGTTAGTTTTTTCTACTTATAATGTGCAAGTTCTGTGCAATGTCAGGCTTGTcgaacatcaaaacaaaaattaTTTCGGCTGAAATCACTTCACATTcattgacctttttttaaaaacatttaagtcACACAATGGAATCGATGGTAAGAACTCAAATCTCCCAGCAGGCCGCGCTGCTGTCTGAACATTCCAGAGTCTGCGGTAAATAAAAGGCTTGGGacactaagaaaaaaaagaaaaaaattaaagacTAACCACtgtattgaaaaagaaaacactcaaGTTGCACTTCAAGTATTCGAGGCCTACAGCACTTTTGCTCGGGGAGACGACACAAATCTCGTCTCCGGGCCACAGGCGAGATGTGTACCGTCTCAAACTTTACTCTCTTAACAAAtgtgcaaacgctttgaaagccACGTGCTTGTTGAGCGTGTACTGACCCAGACAGAGCGCAACGTTTCAGCTTAAATAGTAACCGTTTTGGTTTTTGTTTACACATTTAGGTTCAAACAAGTGGATCCAAACATCCAGCCATGCATTAGAAAAGACATCCCCGACCTGTTGGGACAACAAAGAGCTTGAGTGATTTGTACAAAGTCATACTTTGGTGTTCCACACATGCATATTGCTGTTTTCACATGCAAGTCTGCCAAAGCCAAAGCTTTTTTAAATATGCATGTTGGGGGTACATAATTGATTCTGACTGTATTATTGCCCTGCTGGTTACAAAGGCCATTTTAAAACTCTGGCATCTGTATCCGCTCGTCTTTTTTCATATTCAGATCCTGTCCCAGCACCGCAGCCAGAGCAGGGTCACCCCAGGAAGTAAaacacaatctctctctctctctctctctctgcactggGACTGAATGAATGTACCTGAAAATGTGGAAGGAATCTATTCTGTTAGAAACAGGattaaacaaaaagagagaaaccacATCATCGGTGAGAACATTTTCTGCTAAaaccaaaaatataaataagatTATCTGTTAAATGCTCTAATGcacaccaaaaataaaatattctccCATCAGTAAATGAAGTCACTGCAATTTACACTTTGATTCCTAACAATTTGCATGTTTCAGCTGATTGAGCTACAAGGAGAACTGACCCAAATCCACAGCCATTGCCCCTGACAGATGCAGGGCGTCCCCACCACCCTCACACAGTCCTCTTCCAGCTGATTTACACAGGCTATTATTGCAACAGgcttaacagaaaaaaatatatataatacaatattAATCATTTCTTTTTGCCTCATTACAACTCACTTTAACTTTCAGCATTGTTAGCAATTAAACATTCCATGATCAATATGCCTTTTTGGTCTACAATCAAAATCATTAAGTATTAATAGCAGTTTAGTTTGGATTCGTACAACTCACATGAggttttcatttaatgtttttgtaattATCCCATTagtgtcatcagtgtgtgttaatgtttaaaaaacaaagcgTAACTCAAAAGTTTTACTTCCTTATCGACCATCACGCCTGCTTCTGTTTGCTCTCATGAAACAGCAGCCGCAGGGTGAAGAAGCTTCTGAGCAGAAGATCGATCAATCCGTCAATCAATGCCCTGAAGTGTTTGTAGTTTGGTCAGTTATTCTTGATATTTTGTAggtgtttttctgcattttactcAAGTTTTAGTCTGCCTGAATTCAAACATATGACTCCATCGTCTTTTAGCGATCAAATTAAAacaagtttttaaaaagttgaccttttgagttcaaatatttaaaagaacgGTTTAGCATTTTGGGTATACACAGATCAATAACACTTTCATGTCTGTATGCTCCTGATTTTCCCATTCCACCCTACCTCATGTCATCCCTCTATCCTTTCCAGATATACATTCAGCGTAAAACACAGATGTAATCTAAAATACTATATTATACTCATATTTGGCCCAGTACAGTGCAACCAAGACACCTGGACGTCCACAAAGACTCACATAAGAAGCCTAAATTAGAATCACCTGTTTTGCCTCTCttacattaaatatttctttgttttaatacatCTAGGACTCATTCTGATATTCTTGTGTTCACTTCCAGACTCACTTCCTGGCGATTACTGGTTGAGTAACTGGATCCACTGGAACAAATGAGGAGCATCCTTCTTGTGTACTTCCAACAGCCCAAATAGGCTTCTCCTACTGGATGCTGTTTAACCCAATTTCAAACAATGGCTCCACTAATGTGTAGTTAGTAACAAACATTTTGTTAACAGCATTCTTAAAAAGATTAAGcaagaaagcagagagagagagaaagaaagagagagggagaactccatatttctttcctcttcttctctgcggTTTGGTTTGTCTCTTCTCTGCTCCTGGATCATGCAGCATAGGTCAGTCCAGAATATTCAAAACAAGCATCATTCTGGGCCCTAAATCATGACAATAATATTTGGGATTTTAATGCCCTGTATACTGCGCATATTGCACCTGCACGTTTTTCCCTGGAATTTCACTCAACACACATCCTCATTGGAAACCGGCAATTTACGGGTCACTTCTGAGAGGAGCCTAGAGTCAACTTTCCTCTGGAGTGAAGGCTACTTTTAGCACTCCTTCCAtgtggaggagggaaaaaatcacacacacacttgcattcCATTCGGGGattaaaaagggattttttcAAAAACCCAGAACCAGGCTGTCGGCTTCAGAAACGCCGCCTGCGGGAGTCTCTACGGTCTTAAAGCTACTGTTGCAAATGCTGTAAGTAGTCCCGCAACTCGTTATTGAGTTTATTTTGGTGAAAACGtcggcagacacacactcacaaacccTCATGTCGATCCCGTTCGGCATCATCATAGCAGATTCGATCCAGCCAGTTTCCGGAAGAACAattttcagaaatgttttaatgatAGCAGCTTCAAGGACTAATGTTCATATACAACGTTCCTCGTTGATGTGTTCATTCGATTGTGTTGACCCCAGAtgcaggggtgtgtgtgcgcgcgcatgtaTGTGTGCAAGTCCCCTGAACGTTCTCGCCAAGCCGGCTGCTCACCAGCACCTCCTAGAGGCCCTGAGACAGAGACAACCTCTCCTTAAAAACCCAGACGGATCAGATTAAAGAATTTATGGGATGGCCGGAACAGCACTGGGACCAGGGTGCTTTGTTGGCCTGGTGTGACACTGGTCTCAGGAAAGATCTTGAAGTTTTCTTCAGCAAATCAAGAAAAAGGAAGAGACAGCAGAAGCTCTCCCTTCATCGTGTCTGTGAACTCCAGCACCGCGTGGACGGCATTTTCCCAAACAAATTCCAGTGGCATCTTTTTCCCGTGAATTTTGCGGTTTCCGCAGCAACTTGTCGATCGAATGGAGCCAGCCAATTAAAGAGCAGACTCGTTCTCCATGTGACAGGaagcagtggtggtggtggtggccttGCCCTTCTTGTTGAGTTTCAGGAAGCTGGGTTTCTCTTTCACCAATGTAACAGCCAGTTTGTTGCTGTTGTGATTTTCAAGTTTGGTCAGGGACCGTTTTGAGGCTTTGGCCGACTCCCCATCCCTGTCAATCACAAATAAAATCCAAACTGTCAGGACCGTGTTTTGGGGCTTCAGAGGAACAGTTTGGCAATCGGGGAAGTATTATTTGCTTTCCTGTCAAGAGCCATATAGCTAAGCATAAAtactaattaataataataacaactccTGCTGGTTTTGTGTTCCCTGTTTTCCGTTTTCCAGTCTCATGCTAAACGAAGCTGAGCTAAGTTCTCTTCTATCTATCTAGTGTATTTCACACATATAACTTTTACTTTTAAGACCAGAACTCACCCGTTGTTTGGAGTCGGGTAAATGACCAGGAAGAGGGCGGTGAAGAATCCGAGGAGGGAGCCCCCGGAGGCCACCATGGGAATGACACGAACGCTGCCAACAGCCTCCACTACAGCACCCAGAGCCGAGGCCACCAAGATCTGACTTATGTACacctgaaaaacagaaaatgattaaattaaaacactCTTTTTGTAGACTGTATGTTTGACTACGCCACAGAGCTTTCATTACGACCATATCCCTCACCTGGCAGGATAAGATAGCACAGTCGATGCCAAAGCCTCTACGGGAGTTACCGGGACTGTGCCGGAtgtactgcaaaaaaaaaaaaaaagttatagtaAATGAAAAGttacatattaaataaaatatctatACACATCAGTTATgcaaaataatagaaatatatcaaataatCATCTTATCCTTTTACTGTATTAGTCTAAAGAACACTTTAAACTCATTGTGATGTAACATCTTTCAGCTGCAGTCTCTGGGCTGGTTAATATTACATATTAATAGGATGTGTTCGTACCTCTTTCATTTCATGATACTGTCCCAACAGAGCATAAGGACAATAGGAGATACTCATGGAGATTATGCCCATGCTGCTGatcatcaccatggaaacatacaCGTTAGGGAAGATTGCCATAACAGCCGTTCCTAAGAAGGGAAATAAAGGGAATGAAAACGTAATTTATCAAGTACtcactcatttattttgttttattctgttacTGTACTGTGGCTCATACCTATGGAAAATGCAAGTGTTCCCAAGATGTAGATGACCTTAATGCTCAGGTCAAAGTTGTCAAGGTACTTCTGAAGGATAGCTGGAGGTAGATTAGTTGATTGGTTAAACAAAGTTCAACTtcgaaaataaaacaaaagatcacttgttttgtttaaaaggaacagtgtattGGATCAAGGATGATTTATGGGCAGACATTATATCATAACTATGTATTTATTAGAGTATTATTACCTAGGACTAAGGGTCTTTGTTAGCTTAGAATGAGACATAGATGTTTTCACTTTACTTATCGCACACACCCGGGAAGGAAAGGGCAAGTAGATGTAGTGTTCAGTAGGACGACAACAAACTAATGCCACTGAATCCTACACTGTTAGCTTAAGACAGTTGGCAACCCAACATAGAGGTGTGTGTACATGGGACCATACTCATTCCTATGACCGTGTGTTACCTGAGCAAGTAGCAGCAGTCATGGCATATATGACCAGTCCCCAACATCCCATCTGAACCCCTTTGTGATAATCCTCCAACAAAGTAGAGTTAAGAGGAgcctgagagagaagaaaacaggCTTTAGGTTTTAACTAAGCTGTGGATTACTGGGCCAGAGGCACACTTTTAGTTAATCTTGAACCTGCTGTAGAAATGACCAAATctgacaaaaagagacaaaaaggaactagaccaaaagaaaaagaaaactaaactaaagatgAATGCAAGGAGATGTTTCACGTACGGTAGGATCTCCATGGTAGATGACTTGACCCATGAAGTCAGTGAAGAACACCGCCTCAGCAATGATGGAGAACCAGGTGAACAGGTGACAGGCGCACAGTCGGAGCAGCTCCGGAGGCATCTTCAGCATGGACAGCCATAGCAGCCGCACTGTGGTCTCAACCTAATGAAAGGAGATCAAGGACGGGTCAGACAACCCCCATCCAAAAAGACACACTTAACAAATCAGAAAGAAGGCAATTTGCCAATTCCTTCTCacctctccctcctcgctctccgTATCCCCGCTGGAGGAGTTAGTGTTTCCGCTGCGGTGTCTTTtcctctgcctctgcctcctcctgtgTCGGGCCTCCACGTCGCACAGGTCGTTCATGCTGCGCGACGGCTTGATAAGATACGCGGCGGTGGCCTGGCGGTAGCGGTAGCGATGGCTCCCCACTCGACCGTAGTAGGAGAAGGTACAGGACGGCTGGCGGTAGAAGATGGGACGGTGACGTGACTGCCGCATGGGGGCTCCAGTACTGGCAGCTGGAATATGAATTATCGATTAATATAGATACAGGTTATTAAATATAGATATTGAGCaatggtttcttcttcttcttcacaggTTAATAACCCTTTAAGATATACTACGGAAGGGgaagcacattttctttttgtacattGTGTCCCCATGGCTCACTGAGGTTAGCATGGCATTTGCCTAGAGTTGATTTAACACTTTAATAACCTCCTTATTGACACCTCAGAGAGGTCACTCCCAGAAAAGGTGAATAAATGAAGTCAAATTGTCGTCATCAGGAAATTGTTTAAATCATATTAGCTAAATTAACCAAGTCAATACTGGATGACTCATCaataattacagtatttgaATAcataacaatatttatttaattcaagtgaaaaataacacaaaactaCCAACCTTTAACCATTCCAGCACGATGAGCCTGTCCTTTAGAGCTCAGCCTGTCGCTGCTGGCCGCGTTATGATTGTTCACCCCGGCTAACAGCCGTCCATTCAGTGTCCGCTGTTCATTGAGCTGGTTGTTCAGCAGCGCCTCCTCACCATCATCATTTTCCATTTCCTGTAAGAAAGCTGAGAGGCGGGAAATTCTGGGGGTGGTGGCGTGTTTTTGGTGGTGGATTTGGTGGTTGGCTTGCAGCGGTTCCTGACTTCCCGCACTGCTGCTGCGTCTGACGCCGCGGTTGGGGTTGAAGAGGTTACCGGTCGCAGGAG
This genomic interval from Pungitius pungitius chromosome 17, fPunPun2.1, whole genome shotgun sequence contains the following:
- the LOC119219572 gene encoding G-protein coupled receptor 20, producing the protein MESLLSNISSTSDPTNCSARDQRWGPTYLHRFAHLDVQLYQDFYALWVSLMVCNCLMLVVGVVLNGLALYIFCGASTHSSASVVYTINLAVADLLVALSLPARIALYHSGGGCVACSYVHTFSYFVNMYCSILFLTSICVDRYLAVVHASGTLHRCRTRGTARCVSATVWFIAVVVTYSFQTTALEFSSSCVLLPALFYLTILEFLLPLLAVVGFTLRVACFLTSSPGLMPQQSRARRVRAVRLLAAVLVVFTICFTPFHVRQVLVYFWVNVGGEGPGQGAGHVLAFHITVTLSSLNSCLDPVVYCFVTDSFKRVWRTRRGAREAGVEAGHASGEEGERNSVNKCPSTALAIAHSVATITLSSSPLAAANVEHST
- the LOC119219174 gene encoding solute carrier family 45 member 4, translating into MPSNMPPQNTEADATQVGSLVGGVNGKNTTASGSDEGNGGGGGGGGGELDGSGGRGVEESASEGSLEGIPLKRWVMHGAVMFGREFCYAMETALVTPVLLQIGLPEQYYSLTWFLSPVLGLFFTPLIGSASDRCTLRWGRRRPFILALCIGTLIGVALFLNGSLIGLAMGDELGRQPIGIVLTVLGVVVLDFSADATEGPIRAYLLDVADPEEQDMALNIHAASAGLGGAVGYALGGLDWTHTFLGAAFKSQEQILFFFAAILFSASVVLHLFSIDESLYLPQHDRLDQESPDRTKLQPSTNGRAGLLAPKLDLIGEDETTDRYDISNQYGDNLSEHEDMDMDFLEMELVRSKSDSVLAMADATLDHMDHDAFYLCHLEPSIFAERLSPYHGSPPATGNLFNPNRGVRRSSSAGSQEPLQANHQIHHQKHATTPRISRLSAFLQEMENDDGEEALLNNQLNEQRTLNGRLLAGVNNHNAASSDRLSSKGQAHRAGMVKAASTGAPMRQSRHRPIFYRQPSCTFSYYGRVGSHRYRYRQATAAYLIKPSRSMNDLCDVEARHRRRQRQRKRHRSGNTNSSSGDTESEEGEVETTVRLLWLSMLKMPPELLRLCACHLFTWFSIIAEAVFFTDFMGQVIYHGDPTAPLNSTLLEDYHKGVQMGCWGLVIYAMTAATCSAILQKYLDNFDLSIKVIYILGTLAFSIGTAVMAIFPNVYVSMVMISSMGIISMSISYCPYALLGQYHEMKEYIRHSPGNSRRGFGIDCAILSCQVYISQILVASALGAVVEAVGSVRVIPMVASGGSLLGFFTALFLVIYPTPNNGDGESAKASKRSLTKLENHNSNKLAVTLVKEKPSFLKLNKKGKATTTTTASCHMENESAL